The following coding sequences lie in one Clupea harengus chromosome 23, Ch_v2.0.2, whole genome shotgun sequence genomic window:
- the LOC105888858 gene encoding helicase SRCAP isoform X1 has product MGQGDGPRPLSSTPRRLDIAGESSDGEADLSMESLAESSMVTPTLAQRKVRQWISGRVTAGSTPSSSPSPSPGPSTSGDWTPTQMDRASPLRGTHGKFISPLSRGESGPSDQTPVRLHKHADMAELAKHEAEIEHRSIALKREGYWSLKRLNRVTEPIRPKVHWDYLCEEMQWLSADFAQERRWKRGVARKVVRMVMRYHEELRQKEERGKREEQAKIRRVASSIAKEVRAFWTNVEKVVQYKQQSRLEEKRKKALDLQLDFIVGQTERYSDLLSQSLAATPAANSETPTSPPKPSTQQVTDEDDHDFEPPCEEEDDEETLDVEEQQEGNDAESQRREIELLREEGLLPLEQLLNTISYPPPSASDDECSDSSSSVVEDEDGEFTANEEDAEDEEETIEAQEAVEGDGNHDEELDDLTKEGEMSMEDLLEKYKGAYASDFEEPSASASPGTSEEEESTEEEEEEESEGDDSDDETNSSSASSEAVNTDDEVIEEEDEEEEVADDDGDEDDDDPEEGMEALLKEGDHSPPLPTSPRPKKEISHIAATAESLQPKGYTLATTKVKTPIPFLLHGTLREYQHIGLDWLVTMYEKKLNGILADEMGLGKTIQTIALLAHLACEKDFTGNWGPHLIIVPTSVMLNWEMELKRWCPGFKILTYYGSQKERKLKRQGWTKPNAFHVCITSYKLVLQDHQAFRRKSWRYLILDEAQNIKNFKSQRWQSLLNFNSHRRLLLTGTPLQNSLMELWSLMHFLMPHVFQSHREFKEWFSNPLTGMIEGSQEYNEGLVKRLHKVLRPFLLRRVKVDVEKQMPKKYEHVVRCRLSMRQRFLYDDFMAQASTRETLASGHFMSVINILMQLRKVCNHPNLFDPRPIQSPFITKPIIFSTASIVQEAVEMSPFERCDLSMFDLVGLESRVSRYQADIFLPRRKVTAPLVQEIMDSPEPLPRPRPVRMKVNRMFQPMPKTEGRASITVNNPRPTCPVAPVVQPPRPVLITELPPAPAPLPVQPPIQVCSVMPAATAHVTAVASAPIPLTLTHTPAAALRHSVPHPVLSVRHPTPVVPQVVTAPSSLVTQRVLLSPDMQARLPSGEVVSIAQLASLAGRPVPTGQGSKPVTFQLQGNKLTLSGTQLHQVPVAQPRPLQAVTVVCSAGNVMHLVTSGGQHHLITQPAQVALIHTVSQAGSSAASTSPAPASSGLAMPLNAAQVPTSMMTGSGIVKIVVRQAGGKEMGPVPALAVPPSPRGSLPHTLSLHPHTTMAARAPAPQPPPQRPPVAQPTHYAAPPRTPTSVPCGPQPPRPVLRVLQGPPAAAAAESVRVNAMPAPAPREDTSDVVTVHTDTPVSKPSPQPGGFSFQRPRAQPPPPPRSPFHMSWLEDDRKAQRDARLARIIRINEHHCNAKPAYGREVLEFLTFLPGAAPKPAPPALGEWSRSGHSSCLLANSQQTRDLWVQSKALRSAIQNTEERLAGLSEVIDRFAFAIPPVEAKPITMHSCHPPPSLVLQQEHFRSMLTTEVTPLIRPFHRIQCNTRTHFPDLRLIQYDCGKLQTLHLLLRRLKTGGHRVLIFTQMTRMLDVLEQFLNYHGHIYLRLDGSTRVEMRQSLMERFNADRRIFCFILSTRSGGVGVNLTGADTVVFYDSDWNPTMDAQAQDRCHRIGQTRDVHIYRLISERTVEENILKKANQKRMLGDMAIEGGNFTTAFFKQQTIKDLFDVNEGEKKEAEVAPPPPEEEDGINKQQTTILEQALCRAEDEEDIVAASQAKAEQVAELAEFNESIPLDDGGEGMGREQEEEELSKAELEIAALVEQLTPIERYAMNFLEASLEDVCKEELKQAEEQVEAARKGLDQAKEEGLKLHQSSDNDEDDYSPRPYTPEDMSQTTPGRRTRKHKEKGAPSTRASGRLRGTPVKTDDDSALSPASTSAQLDGAHASSSALTPQSLPPRQVPDKRGVRGRPATKEVVAPTTPARTETSKTQTQSSVVSTRHTDSTSPASPLKDVPSKSKATPSPLRQSLSPPSSVPSAAGSPAAGRSHAEHTPPAVQERGEELRGEAQAGVSGAQVDQASVPTGRERGVSVSSGSICSPEHQSDLDGRDVDQQSQHSLTLSPNTASRSPRKRQSADGEVLRGLPEDSPSAKVLRKLPGRLVTVVEEKEKQPRRRRRRGSGGAGHTEGSSEEAEHTESERDTGPSLPDKTSQTSRDKDTPKSPSVSSPLPQSQQEKEQVSPTSLGSPGKGYHPYSPTHHSPDMPVLRNLPVRRRLETESRMAAQLVEQQGGGRGRGLDKRQSLSPNPPRKQDTSPTKDHTVSPATANTDSPAPVKRKPGRPPKRPVEQITPPATKPVTMEKNAPVSPKRKRGRPRKDSTIKPDAISAAQPSNPPAPSNPPPPCSPQSMQSGLNSPRSPLATLQETPSKSTPAHTPLPSLPAKAADTTSLPKPDNETNNTLVISTTPTSDSLTNEMPTAMLAQAKASESQTNTTPAPVPPQPIVSKSPCVAASPPSAQPTTSDPKTTSTIPALPVEPKPSDIHIQSSPASPSQPKTSETPITSTHEVPQSSQSNIQNTVTSPPQVPQSTPSDSETKPTPEPNDLQIAITPEPKPSDQITPSPTELQTVPMCTPTPIATEPEPLPAAEPSQQPAPALPSPQGALEVQEKQTAVLPQQEKTSEKEATNIDTKKVQKDGEKETEEPSLCSQSKRRRVESLPEDQESMSVAPEVKTDTFLPSEGTSNQSGDESKRDKDGENSSEKRVISRQSSQESVRSSSHSSVSSAAIRSSKKMRENKSAKRKRGDAKTGSTEEGNDEKTSKIQRRRSNSPSSSSSDSEDSSSAEKRLTRAERRVKEKENQSESDGKSSGSRRGRKSKKEQAVSNATGGESGSETSTKRTRKSPGLPSTTRSGTNTPVPSTPPPQPEVLGKRCSALNAAAKLVAMRGRAGDTPRPSNKPKVGGRQESPSSSEKSTKLKGKGTQGSPQTNSSGSRGGSGRQTPTNTPLNSPDSSKSISRSTRQRPGSLLPPLDADNKRAKRDKKKNTERKGDGEEENRESRSSRGHSACSSISSDRGPGSSRSRSNSSNSSQCTPSLSSQSTGPQRTRSRAASSGSDTERGKQSHSKSGERRGRKSHRETRSQKKDKADLSGGSTEGTPDRVLRSVAALAAAQARSPACNTRSSATNTRSSASRQRHTKT; this is encoded by the exons GAAGCAGAGATCGAGCATCGCTCGATAGCCCTCAAGCGCGAAGGCTACTGGTCCCTGAAGCGTTTGAACCGCGTGACGGAGCCCATCCGGCCCAAGGTGCACTGGGACTACCTGTGCGAAGAGATGCAGTGGCTCTCCGCTGACTTCGcccaggagaggaggtggaagcGAGGCGTAGCCCGAAAA GTGGTGCGGATGGTCATGCGGTATCACGAGGAGCTGCGGCAGAAGGAGGAGCGGGGCAAGCGAGAGGAGCAGGCAAAAATCCGGAGGGTCGCCTCCTCCATCGCCAAGGAGGTGCGAGCCTTCTGGACCAACGTGGAAAAG GTGGTCCAGTACAAGCAACAGTCTcgactggaggagaagaggaagaaggctCTGGACCTGCAGCTGGACTTCATTGTGGGTCAAACCGAGCGCTACTCGGACCTCCTCAGCCAATCGCTGGCGGCTACGCCTGCCGCCAACAGTGaaacccccacctctcctccaaaACCCTCCACACAACAAGTCACTGATGAGGATG ACCATGACTTTGAGCCACcgtgtgaggaagaggatgatgaggagaCCCTTGATGTGGAAGAGCAGCAGGAGGGGAATGACGCTGAGTCGCAGAGGCGGGAGATCGAGCTGCTGAGGGAGGAGGGCTTGCTGCCCCTTGAACAACTGCTCAACACCATCTCCTACCCTCCG CCCTCTGCTTCAGACGACGAGTGCTCAGACAGCTCCTCATCTGTGGTTGAGGATGAAGACGGGGAGTTCACAGCCAATGAGGAAGATG CTGAAGACGAAGAGGAGACGATAGAAGCACAGGAAGCAGTTGAAGGTGATGGCAACCATGATGAAGAGTTGGACGACCTAACCAAAGAAG GCGAGATGAGCATGGAGGATCTGCTGGAGAAGTATAAGGGGGCATATGCCTCTGATTTTGAGGAGCCCTCTGCATCTGCGTCGCCCGGCacctctgaggaggaggagagcacggaggaagaggaggaggaagagagcgagggtGATGACAGCGATGACGAGACCAACAGCTCTTCAG CCTCCTCAGAAGCAGTTAACACAGATGACGAGGTcatagaggaggaggatgaagaggaagaggtagcTGATGACGACGGCGATGAAGATGACGATGATCCTGAAGAGGGTATGGAGGCTCTGCTGAAGGAGGGCGACCACAGCCCTCCGCTGCCCACCTCTCCCCGGCCCAAGAAGGAGATCAGCCACATTGCTGCCACAGCGGAGAGCCTCCAGCCAAAAGGATACACACTGGCCACCACTAAG GTGAAAACTCCCATCCCCTTTTTGCTGCATGGCACGCTGCGCGAGTACCAACACATTGGGCTTGACTGGCTGGTCACCATGTATGAGAAGAAGCTTAACGGCATCCTGGCAGATGAAATGGGCCTCGGCAAAACCATCCAGACCATCGCACTGCTGGCTCACCTTGCTTGTGAGAAAG ATTTTACAGGAAACTGGGGACCCCATTTAATCATTGTGCCCACCAGTGTGATGCTGAACTGGGAAATGGAGCTCAAACGCTGGTGTCCTGGGTTCAAGATCCTCACCTACTACGGCAGCCAGAAAGAGCGCAAACTCAAGAGACAG GGTTGGACCAAGCCAAATGCTTTCCATGTATGTATCACCTCTTATAAGCTGGTGCTGCAGGACCATCAGGCATTCAGGCGCAAGTCCTGGCGGTACCTGATCTTGGACGAGGCCCAGAACATCAAAAACTTCAAGTCACAGCGCTGGCAGAGTCTGCTCAACTTCAATAG CCACCGACGCCTGCTCCTGACAGGAACGCCCCTGCAGAACAGCCTGATGGAGTTGTGGTCGCTCATGCATTTCCTCATGCCGCACGTCTTCCAGTCCCACCGCGAGTTCAAGGAGTGGTTCTCCAACCCGCTGACTGGCATGATCGAGGGCAGCCAGGAGTACAACGAGGGCCTGGTCAAGAGACTTCACAAG GTGCTCAGGCCCTTCCTGCTGCGCCGTGTCAAGGTGGACGTGGAGAAGCAGATGCCCAAGAAGTACGAGCACGTGGTGCGCTGCCGTCTCTCCATGAGACAGCGCTTCCTCTACGACGACTTCATGGCCCAGGCCTC GACGAGAGAGACTCTGGCAAGCGGTCACTTCATGTCTGTGATCAACATTCTGATGCAGCTGAGGAAGGTGTGCAACCACCCCAACCTGTTTGACCCTCGGCCCATCCAGTCGCCCTTCATCACCAAGCCCATCATCTTCAGCACCGCCTCCATCGTACAGGAAGCCGTGGAGATGTCACCCTTTGAG CGGTGTGACCTGTCCATGTTTGACCTGGTGGGGCTGGAGAGTCGTGTGTCCCGTTACCAGGCCGACATCTTCCTGCCTCGCCGGAAGGTCACTGCTCCGCTGGTGCAGGAGATCATGGACTCCCCTGAGCCGCTGCCACGTCCCAGACCTGTGCGAATGAAGGTCAATAG AATGTTCCAGCCCATGCCCAAAACTGAAGGACGTGCGTCTATAACGGTGAACAACCCCAGGCCTACGTGTCCAGTGGCGCCAGTTGTCCAGCCTCCACGACCAGTCCTCATCACGGAGCTGCCCCCTGCCCCAGCCCCTCTCCCAGTGCAACCACCTATACAAG TGTGTTCGGTGATGCCCGCCGCAACCGCTCATGTCACTGCAGTGGCCAGTGCTCCGATTCCTCTTACTTTGACCCACACGCCGGCAGCTGCCCTCAGACACAGCGTCCCGCACCCCGTCCTGTCTGTGCGACATCCGACCCCTGTGGTCCCCCAAGTCGTCACGGCACCAAGCAGCCTCGTCACCCAGCGGGTGCTTCTCAGCCCGGATATGCAGGCACGGCTTCCAT ctgGGGAGGTAGTGAGCATTGCTCAGTTGGCCTCCCTGGCTGGGCGACCCGTGCCCACTGGCCAGGGAAGTAAGCCAGTCACCTTCCAGCTGCAGGGCAACAAGCTCACCCTGTCCGGGACCCAGCTGCACCAGGTGCCCGTGGCACAGCCTAGGCCCCTCCAAG CCGTGACTGTTGTGTGCTCTGCAGGCAATGTAATGCATCTGGTGACCAGTGGGGGGCAGCACCACCTGATCACTCAGCCAGCACAGGTGGCACTCATCCATACAGTCAGTCAGGCAGGCAGCAGTGCAGCCAGCACAAGCCCAGCCCCAGCCTCCTCTGGGCTGGCCATGCCCCTCAACGCTGCGCAAG TTCCCACTTCCATGATGACTGGTTCGGGTATTGTTAAGATCGTTGTCCGACAGGCTGGAGGTAAAGAGATGGGGCCGGTCCCTGCCCTCGCTGTGCCGCCCTCGCCTCGCGGCTCCCTACCACATACCCTGTCCCTGCACCCGCACACAACCATGGCAGCAAGAGCCCCAGCCCCACAGCCGCCACCTCAGCGCCCTCCTGTGGCCCAGCCGACCCACTACGCTGCTCCGCCTCGCACCCCTACCTCAGTCCCCTGTGGCCCCCAGCCTCCTCGCCCTGTGCTGAGGGTCCTGCAGGGCccaccagctgctgctgccgcagagTCAG TGCGAGTAAATGCCATGCCAGCACCAGCGCCTCGTGAGGACACCAGTGATGTGGTCACGGTTCACACAGATACTCCCGTGTCCAAACCCAGCCCTCAGCCTGGGGGGTTCTCCTTCCAGCGGCCTCGCGCTCAGCCCCCGCCACCCCCGCGCTCACCCTTCCACATG TCATGGCTAGAGGATGACCGGAAAGCCCAGCGCGACGCTCGCCTTGCTCGGATCATCCGCATCAACGAGCATCATTGCAACGCCAAGCCTGCATATGGCCGTGAGGTGCTTGAATTCCTCACCTTCCTCCCAGGCGCCGCCCCTAAACCTGCCCCACCTGCCCTTGGAGAATGGAGCCGCTCTGGCCACAGTTCCTGTTTGCTTGCCAACTCGCAGCAGACTCGGGACCTTTGGGTCCAAAGTAAGGCCCTGAGGTCAGCAATTCAGAACACGGAGGAAAGGCTTGCAGGACTCTCAGAAGTCATTGACAG GTTCGCTTTTGCGATCCCGCCTGTTGAGGCTAAGCCCATCACCATGCACAGCTGTCACCCTCCTCCCTCGCTCGTCCTACAGCAGGAGCACTTCCGCTCTATGCTGACCACGGAGGTCACCCCTCTAATTCGCCCTTTCCATCGCATCCAGTGCAACACGAGGACTCACTTCCCAGACCTCAGACTGATTCAGTACGACTGTG GAAAGCTGCAAACTCTCCACCTCCTGCTGAGAAGACTGAAGACTGGGGGCCACAGAGTTCTCATTTTCACCCAGATGACTCGCATGCTGGACGTGCTGGAGCAGTTCCTCAACTACCACGGACACATTTACCTGCGGTTGGACGGCAGCACACGTGTAGAGATGCgacag tccctGATGGAGCGCTTTAATGCAGATCGGCGCATCTTCTGCTTCATCCTGTCAACCCGTAGTGGGGGCGTGGGTGTCAACCTGACCGGGGCGGACACTGTGGTGTTTTATGACAGTGACTGGAATCCCACTATGGATGCTCAAGCCCAGGACCGCTGCCACCGAATTGGGCAAACCAGAGATGTCCATATCTACAG GCTTATCAGTGAACGCACAGTTGAAGAGAATATCTTGAAGAAAGCTAACCAGAAACGGATGTTGGGAGATATGGCCATAGAAGGAGGAAACTTCACCACTGCTTTCTTCAAACAG CAAACCATCAAGGACTTGTTTGATGTGAATgagggggagaagaaggaggCAGAGGTTGCCCCACCTCCACCAGAGGAAGAAGATGGCATTAATAAACAGCAAACCACCATTCTGGAGCAG GCTTTGTGTAGagctgaagatgaggaggacaTAGTGGCTGCCTCCCAAGCCAAAGCAGAGCAGGTGGCAGAATTGGCAGAGTTCAATGAGAGCATCCCGTTGGATGATGGCGGCGAGGGCATGGGTCgtgagcaggaagaggaggagctctCCAAAGCCGAGCTAGAAATTGCTGCTTTGGTGGAGCAG CTTACTCCTATTGAGCGGTATGCCATGAACTTCTTGGAGGCCTCTCTGGAGGACGTTTGCAAAGAGGAGCTTAAGCAGGCAGAG GAGCAAGTAGAGGCTGCCAGGAAAGGGCTCGATCAAGCCAAGGAAGAGGGCCTGAAATTGCATCAGTCGTCGGACAACGACGAGGATGATTACTCCCCAAGGCCATATACACCTGAGGATATGTCCCAGACGACGCCTGGTCGTCGCACACGGAAGCACAAAGAGAAAGGCGCTCCCTCTACCAGAGCCAGTGGAAGGCTGAGGGGGACTCCTGTAAAGACTGACGATGACTCTGCCCTATCCCCAGCGAGCACATCAGCTCAGCTTGACGGAGCACATGCCTCCTCGTCCGCTCTCACACCACAGTCCCTCCCGCCCAGACAAGTGCCAGACAAGCGTGGAGTGCGAGGTAGACCAGCTACCAAAGAAGTTGTGGCACCTACCACTCCTGCCCGAACAGAGACTTCCAAGACTCAAACACAGTCAAGTGTAGTCTCAACGCGGCACACAGACTCTACTAGCCCAGCTTCCCCATTAAAAGACGTGCCCTCTAAATCCAAAGccaccccttctcctctccGCCAGAGTTTATCCCCACCAAGCTCAGTGCCTTCTGCTGCCGGTTCCCCTGCAGCAGGGAGATCCCATGCTGAACACACTCCTCCTGCTGTCCAAGAGCGTGGTGAGGAGCTAAGAGGAGAGGCGCAGGCAGGTGTGTCTGGGGCACAGGTAGACCAGGCTTCAGTGCCcactgggagggagaggggagtgtCTGTGTCTTCAGGGTCTATTTGCTCTCCTGAACATCAGTCTGACTTAGATGGCAGGGACGTGGATCAGCAGAGCcaacactccctcactctctcgccCAACACGGCGTCCCGCTCGCCTCGTAAACGCCAGTCTGCTGATGGGGAGGTCCTTCGAGGGCTTCCAGAAGATTCTCCATCTGCCAAGGTCCTGCGAAAACTTCCTGGTCGCCTAGTTACAGTTgttgaggagaaagagaaacaaccAAGGCGAAGGAGGAGACGAGGAAGTGGTGGTGCGGGTCACACAGAAGGGTCCTCAGAGGAAGCAGAACACACTGAGTCGGAGAGAGACACTGGTCCTTCTTTGCCAGACAAAACAAGTCAGACTTCTCGAGATAAAGACACTCCCAAGTCACCTTCAGTGTCCAGTCCCCTTCCTCAGTCACAACAAGAGAAAGAACAAGTCTCACCTACATCGCTCGGAAGTCCTGGAAAAGGATACCACCCTTACTCTCCCACACATCATTCTCCAGATATGCCAGTTCTCAGGAACTTGCCTGTCCGACGCCGTCTGGAGACAGAATCCCGTATGGCTGCTCAGTTAGTGGAGCagcagggaggaggaagagggagagggctggACAAAAGGCAGAGCCTGTCACCAAATCCCCCAAGGAAACAGGACACGAGTCCCACTAAGGACCACACTGTGTCCCCAGCCACTGCAAACACTGATAGCCCAGCACCAGTTAAGCGCAAGCCGGGGCGACCTCCAAAGCGTCCAGTTGAACAGATAACTCCTCCAGCAACAAAACCGGTGACTATGGAGAAAAATGCTCCTGTCTCCCCAAAACGAAAGCGGGGTCGCCCCCGCAAAGACTCCACAATTAAGCCAGATGCCATTAGTGCTGCTCAACCTTCAAACCCTCCAGCTCCTTCAAATCCTCCACCTCCCTGTAGTCCGCAAAGCATGCAGTCTGGTCTTAACTCACCAAGATCCCCCTTAGCCACTCTCCAAGAGACCCCTTCAAAGAGCACTCCTGCTCACACACCACTACCTTCATTACCTGCCAAAGCTGCTGACACCACTTCACTACCTAAACCAGACAATGAGACCAACAACACCCTTGTCATTTCAACAACACCTACAAGTGATTCGCTGACCAATGAAATGCCAACAGCTATGCTTGCACAGGCTAAAGCTAGTGAATCTCAGACCAacacaacaccagcaccagTACCTCCTCAACCGATAGTGAGCAAATCTCCATGCGTGGCAGCTTCTCCCCCCTCTGCACAACCAACCACCTCTGACCCTAAGACCACATCCACTATACCTGCTTTGCCCGTGGAACCCAAACCAAGTGACATTCATATCCAGTCATCACCTGCATCTCCTTCACAACCCAAGACCAGCGAGACTCCGATAACCTCGACACATGAGGTTCCACAGTCCTCTCAGAGCAATATTCAGAATACTGTAACCTCACCACCCCAAGTCCCACAATCCACACCAAGTGACTCCGAGACGAAACCAACCCCAGAGCCCAATGACTTACAAATTGCCATAACCCCTGAGCCCAAGCCTTCTGATCAGATCACACCATCGCCCACTGAACTCCAGACCGTTCCCATGTGTACTCCAACACCCATAGCTACCGAACCTGAACCTCTTCCAGCAGCAGAGCCCTCCCAGCAGCCTGCTCCTGCTCTGCCAAGCCCTCAAGGTGCCCTGGAAGTACAGGAGAAACAAACAGCTGTGCTGCCTCAACAGGAAAAGACATCAGAAAAGGAGGCAACAAACATTGACACCAAGAAGGTCCAGAAGGATGGTGAGAAAGAAACTGAAGAGCCATCCCTTTGTTCCCAGTCAAAACGAAGGCGGGTGGAGAGCTTGCCAGAAGACCAAGAGTCTATGTCTGTAGCTCCTGAGGTTAAGACGGACACTTTTCTCCCAAGTGAGGGAACTAGTAACCAAAGTGGAGACGAGAGTAAAAGAGACAAAGATGGGGAAAATTCCTCCGAGAAAAGAGTCATTAGCCGACAGAGCAGCCAGGAGTCTGTTCGCTCCTCCTCACATTCTTCCGTTTCATCAGCTGCTATACGTTCATCAAAGAAGATGAGAGAAAACAAGTCTGCAAAGAGGAAAAGAGGTGACGCTAAAACTGGAAGCACAGAGGAGGGCAATGATGAAAAGACATCCAAGATCCAGAGGCGGCGGTCCaactctccttcctcctcctcttcggaCTCTGAGGACTCCTCTTCAGCAGAAAAACGCCTCACTCGCGCAGAACggagggtgaaagagaaggagaaccagagtgagagtgatgggAAGAGTAGCGGCAGCAGACGTGGCAGAAAGTCCAAAAAGGAGCAGGCCGTTTCCAATGCCACTGGGGGTGAATCTGGTAGTGAAACCTCCACAAAACGTACCCGCAAATCCCCAGGCCTTCCCTCGACAACCCGGTCTGGCACCAACACACCTGTACCCTCAACACCACCTCCCCAACCTGAGGTTTTGGGCAAGCGTTGCTCAGCCCTCAATGCTGCTGCCAAGCTTGTGGCCATGAGAGGCCGGGCAGGTGATACACCCCGCCCCAGTAACAAACCGAAGGTTGGTGGACGGCAGGAGTCCCCGTCTTCATCTGAGAAAAGCACTAAGTTAAAAGGAAAGGGCACACAGGGGTCCCCTCAAACCAACTCCTCCGGGAGCAGAGGTGGAAGTGGCAGACAGACGCCCACAAACACTCCGCTCAACTCTCCAGACTCAAGTAAGTCTATTTCACGGTCCACCAGGCAGCGGCCTGGCAGCCTGTTGCCCCCACTTGATGCAGACAATAAGAGGGCCAagagagacaagaaaaaaaacacggagaggaagggagatggagaggaggaaaacagGGAATCTCGCTCCTCGAGAGGGCACAGCGcctgcagcagcatcagcagcgaCCGGGGGCCCGGAAGCAGCAGGAGccgcagcaacagcagcaacagcagtcaGTGCACCCCTAGTCTCAGCTCCCAGAGCACGGGGCCCCAGCGCACTCGATCCAGAGCCGCCTCCTCTGGCAGTGAcactgagagagggaagcagagccATAGCAAGTCAGGTGAGCGGCGAGGTAGGAAGAGTCACAGGGAGACCCGCTCTCAGAAGAAGGACAAGGCTGACCTGAGCGGGGGGTCTACGGAGGGGACCCCCGACAGGGTGCTGCGCAGTGTGGCTGCTCTGGCGGCAGCTCAGGCCCGTTCCCCAGCCTGCAACACCCGTTCCTCTGCCACCAACACCCGCTCCTCTGCCAGCCGACAGCGGCATACCAAGACATGA